Below is a genomic region from Armatimonadota bacterium.
GAGCTCCACCTCCACCTGGAGACCTCGCTGCGCTTGCGCCGGCTGGCTGAGCGCTCGCCCGACGCCGGCGACCGCCTCGGGGCCCCGCACCTCGTGGCCGACCCGGCCGCCTTCACCGGCTACGACCGGCTGCGCCGCCTGCGCTATGCCGGCCGCGCCGGCCGCATCCCCGACGCCCTCTACACCCCGGCCAACCTGCGGCAGATCACCGCCGAGCTGCTGGCGGAGTGCGCGGCCCAGGGGGTGCGCCACGTGGAGGTGCGGGTGGGCGGCCGGCGGGCCTTCGCCGCGCTGGGGGTGCGCGGGGTGCTGGAGGCCATGGCCGAGGCGGCGCAGGCCGCGCGGCCGGCGCTGGGGATCAGCGCGGGGCTGATCGTGACCCTCGTGCGCGAGCGCGGACCGGCAGAGGCCGAGCGGGTCGTGCGGGAGGCGGTGGCCTGCCGCGACTGCGGGGTGGTGGGGGTCGACCTGGCCGGGGACGAGGCCAACTTCCCGCCGGCGATGTTCCGGGCGGCTATCGACCGGGCGCGCGAGGCCGGGCTCGGCGTCACCGTGCACGCCGGGGAGTTCACCGGCCCGGCCAGCATCTGGACCGCCCTCTACCACCTGGGGGCGCAGCGCATCGGCCACGGCCTGCGGGCGGTCGAGGACCCCGAGCTCCTGGCCTACCTGCGGGAGCACCGCATCACCCTGGAGGTGTGCCCGACGAGCAACGTCCGGCTGGGGCTCGTCCCCTCGCTGGAGCGCCACCCCCTGCGCACCTTCCTGGAGGCCGGGGTCCCGGTGACGGTGAGCAGCGACGACCCGCTGCTGCTGCACACCGACCTGACCCGGGAGCTGTGGGCGGTGCAGCGGACCTGCGGGCTCACCCTCGACGACCTGGGCGGCCTGATGGCCACAGCCGCCCGGGCGGCCTTCCTGCCGCCGGCTGCCCGGGCGGCGCTCCTGCGTGCGTGGCCGCGGGGGGTCGAGGTCGTTTGACGCCCCACGCAGCTCGCCGTAGAATGATTGTTGAGTGATTTCATTAAGAATTGTTGGGCAGCCGGAGGCTCCATGCCCGACCTGGAGATTCGCGACCTGCACGTCCAGGTGGAGGACCGGGTGATCCTCAAGGGAGTCACCCTCACCGTCAACCGGGGCGAGATCCACGCGCTCATGGGCCCCAACGGCTCGGGGAAGTCCACCCTGGCCAACGTCCTCATGGGCAACCCCTTCTACCAGGTGGTGCGCGGGGACGTCTTCTACAAGGGGGAGGACCTCCTGGCCATGGCCCCGGACGAGCGGGCCCGGAAGGGCCTCTTCATCGCCTTCCAGTACCCCGTGGCCATCCCCGGCGTGACCATGGCCTCCTTCCTGCGCACGGCCGTGAGCGCCCGCCGAGGCTACGAGCAGGAGCTCATGCCGGTGGGGGAGTTCCAAAAGCTCCTCCGCCAGAAGATCGCCGAGCTGCGCATCGACCCCAGCATCGCCGGCCGCTACATCAACGAGGGCTTCAGCGGCGGGGAGAAGAAGCGGGCGGAGATCCTGCAGATGGCCCTGCTCGAGCCGGAGATCGCCATCATGGACGAGACCGACTCCGGCCTGGACATCGACTCGGTGAAGGTGGTGGCGGACGGCGTCAACCGCATGTACGAGCAGCTGGGGCTGGGGCTGGTCGTCATCACCCACTACTCCCGCATCCTCCACTACATCCGTCCCCACCACGTCCACGTGATGTTCGACGGGCGGCTGGTGGTCTCGGGCGGCCCGGAGCTGGCGGAGGAGCTGGAGCAGAAGGGCTACGAGGGCATCAAGTCCCAGGTGGAGGTGGTGGCGGCGGAGGTCCAGGAGTCGGGCGCCGTCCGCCGCGCGGGCAAAGTCTTCTGGGTGGTACACTGAGGCCATGGCGACGACGAACCCGCTGGGCATCGACCTCGACCACTACAAGTGGGGGTTCCGGGAGCCGGAGCGCTACGTCTTCAAGGCCCGCCCCGGGCTGACCCGCGAGGTGGTGGAGGAGATCTCCGCCATGAAGGG
It encodes:
- the add gene encoding adenosine deaminase, with protein sequence MSGTPPREAADGPGAAGVPAALRALPKVELHLHLETSLRLRRLAERSPDAGDRLGAPHLVADPAAFTGYDRLRRLRYAGRAGRIPDALYTPANLRQITAELLAECAAQGVRHVEVRVGGRRAFAALGVRGVLEAMAEAAQAARPALGISAGLIVTLVRERGPAEAERVVREAVACRDCGVVGVDLAGDEANFPPAMFRAAIDRAREAGLGVTVHAGEFTGPASIWTALYHLGAQRIGHGLRAVEDPELLAYLREHRITLEVCPTSNVRLGLVPSLERHPLRTFLEAGVPVTVSSDDPLLLHTDLTRELWAVQRTCGLTLDDLGGLMATAARAAFLPPAARAALLRAWPRGVEVV
- the sufC gene encoding Fe-S cluster assembly ATPase SufC; its protein translation is MPDLEIRDLHVQVEDRVILKGVTLTVNRGEIHALMGPNGSGKSTLANVLMGNPFYQVVRGDVFYKGEDLLAMAPDERARKGLFIAFQYPVAIPGVTMASFLRTAVSARRGYEQELMPVGEFQKLLRQKIAELRIDPSIAGRYINEGFSGGEKKRAEILQMALLEPEIAIMDETDSGLDIDSVKVVADGVNRMYEQLGLGLVVITHYSRILHYIRPHHVHVMFDGRLVVSGGPELAEELEQKGYEGIKSQVEVVAAEVQESGAVRRAGKVFWVVH